A genomic stretch from Desulfurococcaceae archaeon MEX13E-LK6-19 includes:
- a CDS encoding bifunctional phosphoglucose/phosphomannose isomerase yields MEELYLGWIEQMERGLKKWGEVGVREKPRIVVITGMGGSGCVGDYVYTLARMKDNSVPVIVSKDYKLPAFVSEKDLVFVISYSGNTLETISAYKQALARNTNIVIITSDGYLAKEAESRGIPLVKVIEGIAPRTALPEMLYGVLGVLDVSGVSIVGKEEATNALEFIKENMKYAMEEAYKIAVEINEKKKDLVIATHTPLEVLAIRGKNEFNENAKIPVKTDVSPEWAHNDIVGWEEPYRRDWFALLVVDPEDKAGMKLIEFMKTIYSEAGIETYTVELKGRTLLEKLLYGSLLLGLASVKLARLRGLDPLETRNIKRYKSIVKEIIGS; encoded by the coding sequence GTGGAGGAACTCTATCTTGGCTGGATAGAACAGATGGAGCGTGGCTTAAAGAAGTGGGGTGAAGTAGGAGTTAGGGAGAAGCCTAGAATTGTAGTAATAACTGGAATGGGCGGGAGTGGTTGTGTTGGTGATTATGTATATACTTTGGCTCGCATGAAAGACAATAGTGTACCCGTAATAGTTTCAAAAGACTATAAGCTACCAGCTTTTGTCTCTGAAAAAGACCTTGTCTTCGTGATAAGTTATAGTGGGAACACACTTGAGACGATAAGTGCTTACAAACAAGCACTCGCTAGGAACACGAATATCGTCATTATTACTAGTGATGGATATTTAGCCAAAGAGGCTGAGTCTCGTGGTATACCCTTGGTAAAAGTCATTGAGGGAATAGCTCCACGTACAGCTCTACCAGAAATGCTATATGGTGTTCTAGGAGTGCTTGACGTAAGTGGTGTTAGTATTGTCGGTAAGGAAGAAGCGACTAATGCTCTTGAGTTCATTAAAGAGAACATGAAGTATGCTATGGAAGAAGCATATAAAATTGCTGTAGAGATCAATGAGAAGAAGAAAGATCTAGTAATAGCAACACATACACCACTCGAGGTACTTGCTATAAGAGGTAAGAATGAATTTAATGAGAACGCAAAAATACCCGTGAAAACTGATGTATCTCCCGAATGGGCACATAATGACATTGTTGGGTGGGAAGAGCCTTATAGAAGAGACTGGTTTGCATTACTAGTAGTGGATCCTGAAGACAAGGCTGGTATGAAACTAATTGAATTCATGAAGACCATATATAGTGAAGCAGGTATTGAAACATATACAGTAGAGTTAAAGGGACGTACACTGCTAGAGAAATTACTCTATGGCAGTCTATTACTTGGACTTGCTAGTGTTAAACTTGCTAGACTACGTGGACTAGATCCCTTGGAGACGAGGAATATAAAGAGGTATAAGAGTATAGTAAAAGAAATCATTGGATCCTAG